The following proteins come from a genomic window of Ferviditalea candida:
- a CDS encoding DUF5325 family protein, with the protein MDKRMALLFAIIGTVLLGLVGVALSFRSLAWTGATVLAAIGFIGSGFVVKARMRKARILHERTAGTASPAYGKDTEPQNRKPAE; encoded by the coding sequence TTGGACAAACGAATGGCGCTGCTCTTTGCAATCATCGGAACTGTTCTTCTCGGATTGGTCGGCGTCGCATTAAGCTTCCGGAGTCTTGCTTGGACGGGCGCTACGGTCCTGGCGGCGATCGGATTTATAGGATCCGGATTCGTCGTCAAGGCGAGAATGCGGAAAGCCCGAATTCTCCATGAGCGGACTGCAGGTACCGCTTCCCCGGCTTATGGCAAGGACACCGAACCTCAGAATCGGAAACCTGCGGAATAA
- a CDS encoding small, acid-soluble spore protein, alpha/beta type produces the protein MAKGQSRSSNQLVVPQADAALDQLKYEVAQELGIQIPQDGYMGFMATRDAGAIGGHITRRLVQIAEQQLAGQR, from the coding sequence ATGGCAAAAGGACAAAGCCGTTCCAGCAACCAACTCGTAGTGCCTCAAGCGGATGCCGCTCTGGACCAACTGAAATATGAAGTCGCTCAGGAATTGGGCATCCAAATCCCTCAAGACGGTTACATGGGGTTTATGGCAACCCGTGATGCAGGTGCAATCGGAGGCCATATCACCCGTCGTCTTGTTCAAATCGCAGAACAGCAACTGGCAGGTCAAAGATAA
- a CDS encoding SCO family protein translates to MNPTMKRRGWIWAAAALLLAAAAAAVYFYNSRPAIPVIGEAAGFQLQDTGGGTVSLDSAQGKVRLVYFFYANCPDVCLPTNYKLSVLQEELRKKGLLGRDAVIMSITFDPKRDTTDKLKELSTHFQAVPKGWYFLRGEEGYTREVARKYGVSVIADEGGAFMHQNIFTLVDKQGKVRRWYNANDTALKIEDIANDMSLLSRE, encoded by the coding sequence ATGAACCCGACCATGAAACGGCGCGGATGGATTTGGGCTGCCGCCGCGCTTTTGCTTGCCGCTGCCGCGGCTGCCGTATACTTTTATAATTCCCGGCCTGCAATACCCGTGATCGGCGAAGCTGCCGGGTTTCAGCTTCAGGATACCGGCGGAGGGACGGTTTCGCTCGATAGCGCGCAGGGCAAAGTGCGCCTGGTTTATTTTTTTTATGCGAATTGTCCCGATGTCTGCCTTCCGACGAACTATAAGCTGAGCGTGCTTCAGGAGGAGTTGCGCAAAAAAGGGCTGCTGGGGCGTGATGCCGTCATCATGTCGATTACCTTCGATCCGAAAAGAGATACAACGGACAAGCTGAAGGAACTGTCCACCCACTTTCAAGCGGTTCCCAAGGGCTGGTACTTCCTGAGAGGCGAAGAAGGTTACACCAGAGAGGTTGCCAGAAAATACGGCGTTTCCGTCATTGCGGATGAGGGAGGAGCCTTTATGCACCAGAACATCTTTACTCTGGTCGACAAACAAGGCAAGGTTCGAAGGTGGTATAACGCCAATGACACGGCATTGAAAATTGAAGATATTGCCAACGATATGTCCCTACTGAGCAGGGAATAA
- a CDS encoding M3 family oligoendopeptidase produces the protein MKKQLETTWNLDNIFPGGSESDELQAFLDTIEQDIQRLEERLKADNFASAGERQVQPLVELIQDISARLIEAESFAVCLTSQDQTDQKAVQISGKIKSLNAGFASASIHFDQLLTQIPDNRWEVMLESDVIWQISFVLNERRTRALDRMLPELEALAADAAVDGYHGWSELYDAAVGRLRIPFEENGKLLLLSAGQADNKLHSPERRLRENVFERWQNAWSEQAELCALSLNHLAGFRLQLYKHRGWDSVLKEPLEINRMSEKTLQTMWEVIDRNKEVFLRYLQRKASLLGVDSLSWHDVEAPLGEGGKEISFDRAAGMIVEQFGKFSPQMADFAEMAFERRWIEAEDRPGKRPGGFCTSFPVSGESRIFMTYGQTLDNVGTLAHELGHAYHQHLMNGLPEMLQNYAMNVAETASTFAEMIVVDASLKMADNVQERIFLLEDKIQRAVTFFMNIQARFLFEVQFYKERKSGLVSVDRLNEIMTEAQQKAFRHSLGSYHPYFWASKLHFYATDVPFYNFPYTFGYLFSTGLYARALEEGPGFADKYAALLRDTGAMPVEELARKHLGADLTRDDFWQAAIELLIKDVNEFLSLTKTRE, from the coding sequence GTGAAAAAGCAGCTTGAGACAACGTGGAATCTGGATAATATTTTTCCCGGCGGAAGTGAATCGGACGAACTGCAGGCGTTTCTGGATACGATTGAACAGGACATTCAACGTTTGGAAGAACGACTGAAAGCAGATAATTTCGCCAGCGCCGGTGAACGACAGGTGCAGCCGCTGGTCGAGCTGATTCAGGATATTTCCGCTCGATTGATTGAAGCGGAGTCGTTCGCCGTCTGTTTGACTTCGCAGGACCAAACCGATCAAAAAGCGGTGCAGATCAGCGGGAAGATCAAAAGCTTGAATGCCGGATTTGCCTCCGCCTCCATACATTTTGACCAATTATTGACGCAAATTCCCGATAACCGCTGGGAGGTGATGCTGGAAAGCGATGTTATCTGGCAAATTTCATTTGTTTTGAACGAACGCAGAACAAGAGCTTTGGACAGGATGCTTCCCGAATTGGAAGCATTGGCGGCCGATGCTGCCGTGGACGGTTATCACGGCTGGAGTGAACTGTATGATGCGGCGGTGGGAAGATTGAGGATACCGTTCGAAGAAAACGGAAAGCTCCTGCTGCTGTCCGCAGGGCAGGCCGACAATAAGCTTCATTCGCCGGAACGCCGATTGCGTGAAAATGTGTTCGAGCGGTGGCAGAATGCCTGGTCCGAACAAGCGGAATTATGCGCTTTGTCCTTGAATCATTTGGCGGGCTTTCGGCTGCAGCTGTATAAGCATCGGGGATGGGATTCCGTGTTGAAGGAACCTCTGGAAATCAACCGGATGTCGGAAAAAACCTTACAGACGATGTGGGAAGTGATCGACCGAAATAAAGAGGTGTTCCTTCGCTATCTTCAGCGCAAGGCGTCTCTGCTCGGGGTGGATTCGCTTAGCTGGCACGACGTGGAGGCTCCTTTGGGCGAGGGCGGCAAAGAAATTTCCTTTGACCGTGCGGCGGGAATGATTGTGGAGCAGTTCGGGAAATTCAGTCCGCAGATGGCTGATTTTGCCGAGATGGCATTCGAGAGGCGCTGGATCGAAGCGGAGGATCGCCCCGGCAAAAGACCGGGCGGCTTCTGCACGTCATTTCCGGTCAGCGGGGAATCGCGCATCTTCATGACATACGGCCAAACCCTTGACAATGTCGGCACGCTTGCGCATGAGTTGGGGCATGCATACCATCAGCATTTGATGAACGGCCTCCCCGAAATGCTTCAGAATTATGCGATGAACGTGGCGGAGACCGCTTCCACTTTCGCTGAAATGATCGTTGTGGACGCTTCGCTCAAGATGGCCGACAATGTGCAGGAACGGATTTTTTTGCTGGAGGATAAAATTCAGCGTGCCGTTACCTTCTTCATGAATATTCAAGCGAGATTCCTGTTTGAAGTGCAATTCTACAAGGAACGGAAATCCGGCTTGGTTAGTGTGGACAGATTGAATGAAATTATGACCGAAGCCCAGCAGAAAGCTTTCCGCCATTCCCTGGGCAGCTATCATCCCTATTTTTGGGCTTCCAAGCTTCATTTTTATGCAACGGACGTTCCATTCTATAATTTCCCGTACACCTTCGGTTACCTGTTCAGCACCGGTTTATACGCCAGAGCGCTTGAGGAAGGCCCTGGATTTGCTGACAAATACGCCGCGCTGCTCAGAGATACGGGCGCCATGCCGGTGGAGGAGCTAGCAAGAAAACATTTGGGGGCGGATTTGACCCGGGACGATTTCTGGCAGGCCGCTATTGAGTTGCTTATAAAAGATGTAAATGAATTTTTATCGTTGACGAAAACGCGTGAATAA
- the trpS gene encoding tryptophan--tRNA ligase, whose product MKRVLSGIQPSGSLTLGNYIGAIQNFVKLQHTHQCYFMVVDLHAITVPQEPKALREQTESVAALFVAAGIDPEKANVFLQSHVPAHAELGWIMTTLTHMGELERMTQFKDKSSGKESVGAGLFVYPSLMAADILLYNADLVPVGDDQKQHLELTRDLAQRFNQRFGEYFTIPEPYIPEVGARIMSLDDASNKMSKSNPNPGSYIALLDPPDVIRKKISRATTDSGREIKYDVKAKPEVSNLLSIYSQCAKLSIANIEAKYEGQGYGQFKKDLAEHVIATLEPIQQRYREIRSSGKIIDILDKGAQRASEAADETLRNVKERMGFLLRG is encoded by the coding sequence TTGAAACGAGTATTGTCGGGCATACAGCCCAGCGGCTCTTTGACGTTGGGGAATTACATCGGAGCAATCCAGAACTTTGTCAAGCTTCAGCACACTCATCAATGCTACTTTATGGTCGTGGATTTGCATGCGATCACGGTTCCGCAAGAACCGAAGGCTTTGCGGGAACAGACGGAATCGGTGGCGGCCTTGTTCGTTGCAGCCGGCATAGATCCGGAGAAAGCGAATGTTTTCCTGCAGTCGCATGTGCCGGCGCATGCCGAGCTGGGATGGATCATGACGACGCTGACCCATATGGGGGAATTGGAACGGATGACCCAGTTCAAGGACAAATCCTCCGGAAAGGAATCCGTGGGAGCCGGGTTATTCGTCTATCCTTCGCTGATGGCGGCGGATATTCTGCTTTACAATGCGGATCTGGTTCCCGTCGGGGATGACCAAAAGCAGCATTTGGAGCTGACGAGGGATCTTGCGCAGCGCTTCAACCAGCGTTTTGGGGAATATTTCACCATACCCGAACCGTATATTCCGGAGGTCGGGGCAAGAATCATGTCACTGGACGACGCCTCCAATAAAATGAGCAAAAGCAATCCGAACCCCGGAAGTTATATTGCCCTGCTTGATCCGCCGGATGTCATCCGCAAAAAAATAAGCCGCGCAACTACAGATTCCGGGCGGGAGATCAAATACGACGTGAAGGCGAAACCGGAAGTCAGTAATCTGCTCAGCATCTATTCACAGTGTGCGAAGCTTTCCATAGCCAATATCGAAGCCAAGTATGAAGGACAGGGTTACGGCCAATTCAAGAAGGATCTGGCGGAGCATGTGATTGCGACGCTCGAACCGATTCAGCAGAGATATCGTGAAATTCGCTCATCGGGGAAAATCATCGATATTCTGGACAAAGGGGCACAACGGGCTTCGGAGGCGGCAGATGAAACACTGCGGAATGTAAAAGAACGGATGGGCTTTTTGCTGCGCGGATGA
- a CDS encoding metal-dependent hydrolase, which translates to MDTGTHLVIGLGLAGLAYIDPVVAGSATAATAVLIGTVLGSQAPDADGLLRFKGNAAYIKNHRGISHSLPFMALWSLLITLLLSLSFPGVPVLHLGVWVTIAVVFHVFTDLFNTYGTQAFRPFSDKWVSWNIIHIFDPVIFSSHVLALLIWAAHLAPPAYLFSGLYLFLAFYYIWRTAVHFRLEKSLRHQDADYARDDRYSLIPTFNINAWNVVKLRQDGSYMLGELKNGKLQWIDQVSRCNHPAAEASKQHPDIAAFLYFSSHACAEVREHAWGYEIRWLDVRYRHRKHYPFVGVLLADQQMRTLDCYVGWLSDERLGKKLRLDLLS; encoded by the coding sequence ATGGATACCGGAACTCATCTTGTCATTGGATTGGGATTGGCCGGGCTGGCCTATATCGATCCGGTTGTGGCAGGCAGCGCAACAGCGGCAACGGCAGTGCTCATCGGTACGGTTCTGGGGTCGCAGGCTCCCGATGCGGACGGACTCCTGCGTTTTAAAGGCAACGCCGCATATATCAAGAACCACCGCGGGATTTCTCATTCGCTGCCGTTCATGGCCTTATGGAGCCTGCTGATTACCTTACTCCTGTCGCTCTCTTTTCCGGGGGTTCCCGTGCTTCATTTGGGGGTATGGGTGACAATCGCCGTCGTTTTTCATGTCTTTACCGATTTATTTAACACATACGGCACCCAGGCCTTTCGCCCGTTCTCGGATAAGTGGGTGTCCTGGAACATTATTCACATTTTCGACCCGGTTATTTTCAGCTCGCACGTGCTAGCCCTGCTCATATGGGCTGCGCATTTGGCGCCTCCGGCCTATTTATTTTCCGGTTTGTACCTGTTTTTGGCGTTTTATTATATTTGGAGAACGGCCGTCCACTTCCGTTTGGAAAAGAGCCTTCGTCACCAAGATGCCGATTACGCCCGCGATGACCGTTACAGCCTCATTCCCACTTTCAATATAAACGCCTGGAATGTGGTCAAACTTAGGCAGGACGGGAGCTACATGCTGGGCGAACTGAAAAACGGCAAGCTGCAGTGGATCGACCAGGTCAGCCGCTGCAATCATCCGGCGGCGGAAGCCTCCAAACAACATCCTGACATCGCCGCCTTTCTTTATTTCAGTTCTCACGCCTGTGCGGAAGTCAGGGAACATGCTTGGGGCTACGAGATTCGCTGGCTTGATGTCCGTTACAGACACCGCAAACACTATCCGTTCGTCGGCGTGCTGCTGGCGGATCAACAGATGCGCACTCTGGATTGCTACGTTGGCTGGTTGAGCGATGAGCGGCTGGGAAAAAAACTTCGCTTGGATCTTTTGAGCTGA
- a CDS encoding cell wall hydrolase: MAVIKASTEHIKLLARLMRAEAEGEGDLGMLMVGNVGVNRVKSNCLDFKKIRNLQQMVFQRPGGFEATVKGYFYQRARDKEIRLARRCVNGERQHPASYALWFFRPSGACPSQWYRQRNTGRYKAHCFFAPTGKDCPRVYGTY, translated from the coding sequence ATGGCCGTGATCAAAGCGTCTACGGAGCATATCAAACTGCTTGCCAGGCTCATGCGGGCGGAAGCCGAAGGGGAAGGGGATCTTGGCATGCTGATGGTTGGGAATGTCGGGGTTAACCGGGTTAAATCCAACTGTCTGGATTTCAAAAAAATCCGCAATCTTCAGCAAATGGTCTTCCAAAGACCGGGGGGATTCGAAGCGACCGTCAAAGGGTATTTTTATCAACGCGCCAGAGATAAAGAAATTCGCCTCGCCCGAAGATGCGTCAACGGCGAACGGCAGCACCCCGCATCGTATGCCCTGTGGTTTTTCCGCCCCTCAGGAGCCTGCCCGAGCCAGTGGTATAGGCAGAGAAACACGGGCCGCTACAAAGCCCACTGTTTTTTCGCCCCCACCGGCAAAGATTGTCCGAGAGTTTACGGAACATACTGA
- the cyoE gene encoding heme o synthase, giving the protein MEKHLSIHAPSEPMQDASVPVESGATWKDYVQLMKPGILRSNVIAAFGGFWLASHWSINWALMIFMLIGTSLIIASSCVFNNFLDREFDRKMARTRSRALPSGRVQPTQVLWFGTILGLAGLTELVLLVNTLTAVLGLIGMFFYVIIYTAWLKRTSTLSTVMGSFSGSMPPVMGYVAVSGAMDAGAWILFAILFLWQPPHFWALGIRRKEEYRAAGFMILPVVKGTQRTKLQMIPYIVLLIPVSTLLYYYGYVGIVHLSVSVVLGGIWLIMALAGLKSKNDDIWARNNFIFSINYLMITFLIMIIDTAK; this is encoded by the coding sequence GTGGAAAAACATTTAAGTATACATGCTCCCTCCGAACCGATGCAGGATGCTTCGGTTCCCGTCGAGAGCGGGGCGACTTGGAAGGATTATGTGCAGCTGATGAAGCCCGGAATCCTCCGCTCGAATGTGATTGCAGCGTTCGGCGGTTTTTGGCTGGCTTCCCATTGGAGTATAAATTGGGCGTTGATGATATTCATGCTGATCGGAACGTCTCTGATCATTGCCTCTTCCTGCGTGTTCAATAATTTTCTGGACAGGGAATTTGACCGGAAAATGGCCCGCACGCGAAGCCGGGCTCTGCCCTCAGGGCGGGTTCAGCCCACCCAAGTATTATGGTTCGGAACGATTCTCGGGCTTGCCGGATTGACCGAGCTCGTATTGTTGGTCAATACGCTGACGGCTGTGCTCGGATTGATCGGCATGTTTTTTTATGTCATCATCTATACGGCTTGGCTTAAACGGACCTCGACGTTGAGTACGGTGATGGGATCGTTCTCGGGCTCCATGCCTCCGGTGATGGGATACGTGGCGGTGAGCGGAGCGATGGATGCCGGGGCGTGGATTTTGTTCGCCATCTTGTTTTTATGGCAGCCCCCGCATTTTTGGGCATTGGGCATTCGCCGCAAAGAAGAATACAGAGCCGCCGGCTTCATGATTCTTCCCGTCGTGAAAGGGACCCAACGGACCAAGCTGCAGATGATCCCCTATATCGTTCTGCTCATTCCGGTTTCCACGCTGTTGTACTATTACGGCTATGTAGGGATCGTCCACCTTTCCGTCTCCGTTGTTCTTGGCGGAATTTGGCTGATAATGGCGCTGGCGGGCCTGAAAAGCAAGAACGACGACATCTGGGCCAGGAACAATTTCATCTTTTCCATTAATTATTTGATGATCACCTTTCTGATCATGATTATCGATACAGCGAAATGA
- a CDS encoding PfkB family carbohydrate kinase, giving the protein MNSIMVTGTVFVDCKGFSALPYDPHGRNLGRIEFVHGGVGRNVAENLSNLGLPVKFVSTVDTSAIGREVVSRLRHSRVDTTALFESEPNGMGMWLAILNEEGNLAGSISQMPELGFLENKLRDHGAEWVRESEQLVLELDLSDAISETIIELSKRYAKPVYGIPGNLDVILRNRHLLAELQCFICNEVEAEKIMEVSLNHQTPQQIAEQLKLYAHSIGIPSMVITLGENGSVYYDSNTGCTGYQPVVPVRLVDSSGAGDAFFSGTVAGLIRKLSLEDAVKLGTRVAAWTIESSENTCRDLSSKFNNK; this is encoded by the coding sequence ATGAATTCAATCATGGTGACCGGTACCGTATTTGTTGATTGCAAAGGTTTTTCCGCGCTTCCCTATGATCCGCACGGAAGGAATCTCGGACGCATCGAATTTGTGCACGGCGGCGTCGGCCGAAATGTTGCGGAAAATTTATCCAACTTGGGCCTTCCGGTCAAATTCGTCTCCACCGTCGATACTTCGGCCATCGGCCGTGAGGTTGTCTCTAGATTGCGGCATTCCCGTGTGGACACCACCGCATTGTTCGAGTCGGAACCCAACGGCATGGGAATGTGGCTCGCCATCCTGAACGAAGAGGGAAATCTCGCCGGTTCCATTTCACAGATGCCTGAATTGGGCTTCCTGGAAAATAAGCTTCGTGACCATGGAGCAGAATGGGTTCGTGAATCTGAACAACTGGTGCTGGAATTGGATTTGAGCGACGCCATTTCCGAAACGATCATCGAATTGTCCAAACGCTATGCCAAGCCGGTGTACGGCATACCGGGCAATCTTGACGTGATCTTGAGAAATCGCCATTTGCTTGCCGAGCTTCAGTGTTTCATCTGTAATGAAGTAGAGGCCGAAAAAATCATGGAAGTCAGCCTGAATCATCAAACTCCGCAGCAGATCGCTGAACAATTGAAGCTGTACGCTCATTCGATCGGCATCCCGTCAATGGTGATTACATTGGGGGAAAACGGATCGGTTTATTACGATTCCAATACGGGATGTACGGGATATCAGCCGGTCGTGCCTGTCCGCTTGGTGGATTCCAGCGGAGCGGGGGACGCCTTCTTCTCGGGAACCGTAGCCGGGCTGATCCGCAAGCTTTCATTGGAGGATGCAGTGAAGCTGGGAACCAGAGTTGCCGCTTGGACCATCGAATCGTCCGAAAATACTTGCCGAGATCTTTCCTCTAAATTCAATAATAAGTAA
- a CDS encoding accessory gene regulator B family protein, producing MQVMDKVADQIARYVHKNAENPSSKAVLKYAVLNIMDTIIVFAVVLAICLATGHFWNGLVAVTAFPILRNYSGGMHLYSPRACNVLSAFFVIAAAHVSFPFWFVGLSLNLVSLVLVLIYAPANIRGYSRADESAYRKAKIIAALIVSANFLIQSPVLSAVFLLQSVTLPQISQKLANFIKI from the coding sequence ATGCAGGTTATGGACAAGGTGGCCGATCAAATCGCTCGTTACGTGCATAAAAATGCAGAGAATCCTTCATCCAAGGCTGTTTTGAAGTATGCCGTCCTGAATATTATGGACACGATAATCGTATTTGCTGTGGTGCTTGCCATCTGTTTGGCCACAGGCCATTTTTGGAATGGTTTGGTTGCCGTGACGGCTTTTCCGATTTTGCGGAATTACAGCGGAGGAATGCATCTTTATTCACCGCGGGCATGCAATGTGCTTTCCGCGTTTTTTGTCATTGCGGCAGCCCATGTCTCCTTCCCTTTCTGGTTTGTCGGATTATCTTTGAACCTCGTCTCCTTGGTGCTAGTGCTTATTTATGCCCCGGCTAACATCAGGGGGTACAGCCGGGCGGATGAATCGGCCTATCGCAAAGCGAAAATCATTGCCGCCCTCATCGTATCGGCCAACTTTCTCATCCAATCGCCGGTTTTGTCTGCCGTATTTTTACTCCAATCCGTGACCCTTCCGCAAATCTCGCAGAAGCTTGCGAATTTTATAAAAATTTAA
- the gerQ gene encoding spore coat protein GerQ: MVNFRPAFDPYGSGYPYPPQVGAGYGAYPPPVPAGAMIPGVMPTAPMMPTPPGLLPIEESYIENILRLNLGKIATIYMTFENNTQWNAKIFKGRLEAAGRDHIIISDPQTGVRTLLLMVNLDYITFEGELKYTYPYMPGR; this comes from the coding sequence ATGGTCAATTTCAGACCGGCATTCGATCCTTACGGATCCGGATATCCTTACCCGCCGCAAGTGGGCGCCGGATATGGCGCTTATCCGCCTCCCGTTCCCGCAGGCGCCATGATTCCCGGAGTGATGCCGACGGCGCCGATGATGCCGACGCCGCCGGGTTTGCTGCCGATTGAGGAATCCTATATCGAAAATATTCTGCGTCTGAATCTGGGTAAAATCGCCACCATTTACATGACATTCGAAAACAACACGCAATGGAACGCCAAAATATTCAAAGGGAGGCTGGAAGCCGCCGGCCGAGATCACATCATCATCAGCGATCCGCAGACGGGCGTCAGAACCCTGCTGTTGATGGTGAATCTTGACTACATCACATTTGAAGGAGAATTAAAATACACATATCCCTATATGCCAGGCCGATAA
- a CDS encoding YycC family protein — protein MSKPLSISSETAKKLAEHLNVPIEHIMHMPKHILMQKLAQLAEKDKEEHSE, from the coding sequence ATGTCGAAACCGCTTTCAATTTCCTCGGAAACGGCCAAGAAGCTTGCTGAGCATCTGAACGTGCCCATCGAGCACATCATGCATATGCCAAAACACATCCTGATGCAAAAGCTGGCCCAACTGGCAGAAAAAGATAAAGAAGAGCATTCCGAATGA
- a CDS encoding O-methyltransferase → MILENLSLARQVDMVFREIKNELLLLTSGTVFIQIRSNIVGKFGVRHDPLECKGGVIREVRKGLSEEQFASFRQMAIEALKHKKNWTHGEIYFEFAVKQNVLHASINLESNYNMAQVVMRMNHHSHDE, encoded by the coding sequence ATGATATTGGAGAATCTTTCTCTGGCAAGGCAGGTGGATATGGTATTCCGGGAAATCAAGAATGAATTGTTGCTGCTTACTTCCGGAACCGTTTTCATTCAAATCCGCAGCAACATCGTCGGAAAGTTTGGAGTCCGGCATGACCCGCTGGAATGCAAGGGAGGAGTGATTCGGGAGGTTCGCAAGGGATTGTCGGAAGAACAGTTTGCAAGCTTTCGGCAAATGGCAATTGAAGCTTTGAAGCACAAAAAAAATTGGACTCATGGAGAAATTTATTTTGAATTTGCTGTTAAGCAAAATGTGCTTCATGCCAGCATCAACCTAGAATCGAATTATAATATGGCTCAAGTGGTCATGCGGATGAATCATCACAGTCATGACGAATAA